One region of Sulfurisphaera ohwakuensis genomic DNA includes:
- the acs gene encoding acetate--CoA ligase, protein MTEKLSEQLQQLGEQNLEEKADYNMRYYKYLYKKSVEEPDKFWGELAEELITWYEPWKQAFVQEEGLLTKWFVGGKLNASYNAIDRHLNSPRKYKAAIFWESERGEKKVVTYQDLFYEVNKWANALRELGVKKGDRVTIYMPLTPEGVIAKLAVARLGAIHSVVFAGFGAQALADRIADAGAKVVITADAYYRRGKLVELKKTVDEALNILGDKSPVQKVLVYKRTGTEIPFKEGRDVYFDEVGKYKYIEPVPVEATEPLFILYTSGTTGKPKGIVHSTGGYLVGTAVMLLWSYGLSQENDVLFNTSDIGWIVGHSYITYSPLVMGRSIVIYESAPDYPYPDKWAEMIEKYRATTFGTSATAIRTLMKYGEDYVKQHDLSSLRIIVTNGEPLNYAPWKWGLEVVGGGKVFMSHQWWQTETGGPNIGYIPGVVYLPMKSGPAVGFALPGNKVTVVNEEGKETKPRERGYLVMLPPFPPMMMIGMWNDPDNERLKKTYFSKFPGIYYPGDYAMVDEDGYIWVMGRADETIKVAAHRIGAGEVESIVTSHPAVAEAAAVGIPDPVKGEAVHLFVVLKVGYKPSPQLAREIQEHVRKYMGAIVTPEVHFVDKLPKTRSGKIMRRVIKAVMMGQSAGDITTLEDEASMDEIKKAVEEFKKSLSQ, encoded by the coding sequence ATGACTGAAAAACTCTCAGAACAATTACAACAATTGGGTGAACAAAACTTAGAGGAGAAGGCAGACTATAATATGAGATACTACAAGTATTTATATAAAAAGAGCGTTGAAGAGCCTGATAAATTCTGGGGAGAGTTAGCTGAAGAGTTAATTACATGGTACGAACCATGGAAACAAGCTTTTGTCCAAGAAGAAGGTTTACTTACAAAATGGTTTGTCGGTGGAAAACTTAATGCTTCCTATAACGCTATAGATAGACATTTAAATTCTCCTAGGAAATATAAGGCTGCAATATTCTGGGAGAGTGAAAGGGGAGAAAAGAAGGTAGTCACGTATCAAGACCTATTTTATGAGGTTAATAAATGGGCTAACGCATTAAGGGAACTTGGAGTAAAGAAGGGCGATAGAGTAACAATTTACATGCCTTTAACACCGGAAGGAGTAATAGCTAAACTAGCTGTTGCAAGGTTAGGAGCAATACATTCAGTTGTGTTTGCCGGATTTGGTGCACAAGCGTTAGCTGACAGAATTGCAGATGCTGGAGCTAAAGTTGTAATTACTGCGGATGCATACTATAGACGAGGAAAGCTCGTGGAATTAAAGAAAACTGTAGATGAAGCATTAAATATTCTCGGTGATAAAAGCCCGGTACAAAAAGTTTTAGTTTATAAGAGAACTGGTACTGAAATACCCTTCAAAGAGGGTAGAGATGTTTACTTTGATGAAGTAGGAAAGTATAAGTACATTGAGCCAGTACCGGTTGAAGCCACGGAACCATTATTCATTCTATACACTTCTGGAACAACTGGTAAGCCTAAGGGAATAGTTCATAGTACTGGAGGTTACTTAGTGGGAACAGCAGTTATGTTACTGTGGAGTTATGGTTTAAGCCAAGAGAATGATGTACTGTTCAATACTTCAGACATCGGATGGATTGTTGGACACTCTTACATTACTTATTCACCGTTAGTAATGGGTAGAAGTATCGTAATCTATGAGAGTGCCCCAGATTATCCTTATCCAGATAAATGGGCAGAAATGATAGAGAAATATAGGGCAACAACATTTGGTACTTCAGCTACAGCAATAAGAACATTAATGAAATACGGTGAAGATTACGTAAAGCAACACGACTTGTCATCATTAAGGATAATTGTAACTAATGGTGAACCATTGAATTATGCTCCATGGAAGTGGGGATTAGAAGTAGTTGGAGGAGGAAAAGTATTTATGTCGCATCAGTGGTGGCAAACTGAGACCGGAGGTCCTAATATTGGTTATATTCCCGGCGTAGTTTACTTACCAATGAAATCTGGACCAGCTGTAGGTTTTGCATTGCCCGGTAATAAAGTAACTGTGGTTAATGAGGAAGGAAAAGAAACTAAGCCTAGAGAAAGAGGTTATTTAGTTATGCTACCTCCATTCCCACCAATGATGATGATAGGTATGTGGAATGACCCAGATAACGAGAGGTTAAAGAAAACATACTTCAGTAAATTCCCGGGAATTTATTATCCAGGAGATTATGCAATGGTTGATGAAGATGGCTACATATGGGTAATGGGTAGAGCTGATGAAACAATTAAAGTTGCTGCTCATAGAATTGGTGCTGGAGAGGTTGAATCAATAGTAACATCTCATCCAGCAGTAGCTGAAGCTGCAGCTGTAGGAATTCCAGATCCTGTTAAAGGGGAAGCTGTTCATCTATTTGTAGTACTAAAAGTTGGTTACAAACCCTCACCTCAGCTAGCTAGAGAGATACAAGAGCATGTAAGGAAATACATGGGAGCAATAGTAACTCCAGAGGTACATTTTGTAGATAAATTACCTAAGACTAGATCTGGTAAAATTATGAGAAGAGTAATTAAAGCAGTTATGATGGGACAAAGTGCTGGTGATATAACCACTCTTGAAGACGAGGCATCAATGGATGAGATTAAGAAAGCAGTAGAAGAGTTTAAGAAATCATTAAGCCAATGA